The following coding sequences are from one Hyphomicrobiales bacterium window:
- a CDS encoding transketolase encodes MIRRNAKTTEEIALGIRRRVFEHAMRNNGGYLSQACSAAEQLSWLYNEQLELGAPTLPMIPKPFGGVPSADNPTYHTGAGYNGPERSDLDRLFIAPAHYALVAYATLIEVGRMAPEGLEMFNKDGSSVEMIGAEHSPGMEVHNGTLGIGFSTAAGLAWARKRKKETGKTWVFMSDGEVQEGQTWEAIQCAAHHGIDNLYAIMDVNRQQCDGAMSSVMEVGDIKTKMENFGAVVVSIDGHKLDEMRDAVQEKHKGKPLIILANTSPFRGMPTLQRRFPRLHYVRFKSEEERAEMNHDIARALGVDPVDYQGAH; translated from the coding sequence ATGATCCGTCGGAACGCAAAAACCACCGAAGAGATTGCGCTTGGCATTCGCCGTCGCGTGTTCGAGCACGCGATGCGCAACAATGGTGGGTATCTGAGCCAAGCCTGCTCCGCCGCTGAGCAATTGTCGTGGCTCTACAATGAGCAGTTGGAGCTTGGTGCGCCAACGCTGCCAATGATCCCCAAACCCTTTGGCGGTGTGCCGTCGGCTGACAATCCCACCTATCACACCGGCGCTGGTTACAATGGCCCAGAGCGCAGCGATCTGGATCGGCTTTTCATCGCCCCTGCCCACTATGCGCTGGTCGCTTACGCCACCCTGATTGAGGTCGGCCGCATGGCGCCGGAAGGCCTTGAGATGTTCAACAAGGATGGATCCTCGGTTGAAATGATCGGCGCAGAACACTCGCCCGGCATGGAGGTGCACAATGGCACGCTGGGCATCGGTTTCTCTACCGCAGCGGGCCTTGCCTGGGCGCGCAAGCGCAAGAAAGAGACCGGCAAAACCTGGGTCTTTATGTCCGACGGTGAGGTGCAGGAAGGCCAGACCTGGGAGGCCATTCAATGCGCCGCCCATCATGGCATCGACAATCTCTACGCCATCATGGATGTGAATCGTCAACAGTGCGACGGCGCCATGAGTTCGGTGATGGAAGTCGGCGACATCAAAACCAAGATGGAAAATTTCGGCGCTGTCGTCGTCTCCATCGACGGTCACAAGCTCGATGAGATGCGCGATGCCGTGCAGGAAAAGCACAAAGGCAAGCCGCTGATCATCCTCGCCAACACCTCGCCGTTCCGTGGCATGCCAACGCTGCAACGCCGCTTTCCTCGCCTCCACTATGTGCGCTTCAAATCCGAAGAAGAGCGCGCGGAGATGAACCACGACATTGCCCGCGCCCTTGGCGTTGATCCTGTCGATTACCAGGGAGCGCACTGA
- a CDS encoding substrate-binding domain-containing protein → MIGTKRTFMKMVAGALVASTGMTGAALAQDMPAPFDNAGDVQIALVRYLSTGDFFQAYLAGVEAQSEALGVDLRVFDSRQDAALQADMVDQAIALGVDGIIIQHGLTESMREAAQRAVDAGIRVVAFDVNVENESIPQIEQSDYLLGRMALDQAIEDNGTEWTAGYVYVPGIAPLDRRDVAWQEVREENPGINEVARFGTLDNPIANSNANQARSVLQANPNINVVFAPYDEFAKGVVIAVNEAGMSSDVSIYSADVSTADIAVMREPGSPWKATVATNPAVVGEVSVRALAIMLAGGDPGAQVVVPPTLITQDFLNEADISNMADLSSAMPQFQHADVAMTDWMPLPPR, encoded by the coding sequence ATGATCGGCACAAAACGAACTTTCATGAAAATGGTGGCCGGCGCGCTTGTCGCCTCCACCGGCATGACCGGCGCTGCGCTCGCCCAGGACATGCCTGCCCCGTTTGACAATGCTGGCGACGTGCAAATCGCACTGGTGCGGTATCTCTCCACCGGTGATTTCTTCCAGGCCTATCTGGCAGGCGTTGAGGCCCAATCCGAAGCGCTCGGCGTCGATCTACGTGTCTTTGACAGCCGTCAGGATGCGGCGTTGCAGGCCGACATGGTCGACCAAGCCATCGCGCTTGGTGTGGACGGCATCATCATCCAGCATGGTTTGACAGAGTCGATGCGTGAGGCTGCCCAACGTGCCGTCGATGCAGGCATTCGTGTTGTCGCCTTCGATGTTAACGTGGAAAATGAATCCATCCCGCAGATCGAGCAGTCCGATTATCTGCTTGGCCGCATGGCGCTGGATCAGGCGATTGAAGACAATGGCACCGAGTGGACTGCAGGCTACGTCTACGTGCCCGGCATCGCGCCGCTCGATCGTCGTGATGTTGCTTGGCAGGAAGTGCGTGAGGAAAACCCAGGCATCAATGAGGTTGCCCGCTTCGGCACCTTGGACAATCCGATCGCCAACTCCAACGCCAACCAGGCGCGCTCGGTGCTGCAGGCCAACCCCAACATCAATGTGGTGTTTGCACCCTATGACGAGTTCGCCAAAGGCGTGGTGATTGCGGTGAACGAGGCTGGCATGTCCTCAGATGTTTCGATCTACTCTGCCGACGTTTCCACCGCCGATATCGCCGTCATGCGGGAACCTGGCAGCCCGTGGAAGGCAACCGTTGCCACCAACCCCGCTGTTGTTGGCGAAGTGTCGGTGCGCGCGCTGGCCATCATGCTGGCCGGTGGCGATCCGGGTGCTCAGGTGGTCGTCCCACCGACCCTCATCACCCAGGATTTCCTCAATGAGGCTGACATTTCCAACATGGCGGATCTCTCCTCGGCCATGCCGCAGTTCCAGCACGCTGATGTGGCGATGACCGACTGGATGCCGCTGCCGCCACGTTAA